From Butyricimonas paravirosa, one genomic window encodes:
- a CDS encoding calcineurin-like phosphoesterase C-terminal domain-containing protein, producing the protein MMKTLKLLLFSWISMFSFCAVGQTEVNIKGKVMDLQHRPIPGVIVNNGINFTITDQKGAYHLLTDTAKCRYVRITVPSNCHVPVNELNLIEFYKPIEKQNLSTSYDFILKKREQATGKFTYLVFSDPQPKDDFHFVRFFTETVPDVKKFLSTIKGEVYGFVEGDIVSDALHLYPLYTSAVASWNIPMMHVIGNHDFDKRYAEAGRTLDKTKGYGEQTYEAFFGPTDYSLNIGNIHVICMKDIEYLGDKKYYTQLTAEQLEWLKKDLSYVKTGTTVFLNVHAPIFNIANSKQVLDVLKDYNVHIFSGHTHFHKNEILAENIYEHNVGAVCGFHWQGNASRCGTPNGFMSVEVDGNNVQWHFKSTGHDLDYQFKVYRPGEFDSQPEYVVANVWDWDNSYKVRWYEDGVLKGDMEQFSDIDQDFLDSGRVKVYRTDHLFRVKPSVTAKKIKVEVINRFGETYVKIVNL; encoded by the coding sequence ATGATGAAAACATTGAAATTATTATTGTTCTCTTGGATCAGTATGTTTAGTTTTTGTGCTGTTGGTCAGACGGAAGTAAACATAAAGGGTAAAGTGATGGATTTACAACATCGTCCTATTCCGGGGGTTATTGTAAATAATGGTATAAATTTTACGATTACCGATCAAAAAGGGGCATATCATTTGCTTACCGATACTGCTAAATGCCGTTATGTCAGGATTACCGTGCCTTCTAATTGTCATGTACCGGTTAACGAGCTTAATTTGATAGAATTTTACAAGCCAATTGAAAAGCAAAATTTGTCTACTTCGTATGATTTTATTTTGAAAAAAAGGGAACAGGCTACAGGGAAATTCACGTATCTGGTTTTTTCTGATCCCCAACCTAAAGATGATTTTCATTTTGTTCGTTTTTTCACGGAGACAGTACCCGACGTGAAAAAATTTTTGAGTACAATAAAAGGAGAGGTTTATGGTTTTGTCGAGGGGGATATCGTGAGTGATGCATTACATTTATACCCGTTGTATACCAGTGCCGTTGCATCATGGAATATTCCGATGATGCATGTTATAGGGAATCATGATTTTGATAAACGGTATGCAGAGGCTGGCCGGACTCTTGATAAAACGAAAGGTTATGGCGAACAAACGTACGAGGCTTTCTTTGGACCGACTGATTATTCTTTGAATATCGGGAATATTCATGTTATTTGTATGAAAGATATTGAGTATTTAGGGGATAAAAAGTATTATACACAATTAACGGCAGAACAGTTGGAATGGCTGAAGAAAGATTTGAGTTACGTGAAAACCGGAACGACTGTATTTTTAAACGTACATGCTCCTATATTTAATATTGCAAATTCCAAGCAAGTATTGGATGTCCTCAAAGATTATAATGTACATATTTTTTCCGGGCATACGCATTTTCATAAAAATGAGATTCTGGCGGAAAATATTTACGAGCATAATGTGGGGGCAGTATGTGGATTCCACTGGCAGGGAAATGCGAGTCGATGTGGAACCCCGAATGGATTTATGAGTGTTGAGGTTGACGGGAATAATGTCCAATGGCATTTTAAATCAACCGGGCATGATTTAGATTATCAATTTAAGGTGTACAGGCCTGGTGAGTTCGATTCTCAACCTGAATATGTCGTTGCCAATGTTTGGGATTGGGATAATTCCTATAAAGTGAGATGGTATGAAGACGGTGTTTTAAAGGGAGATATGGAACAATTTTCGGATATAGATCAGGATTTTCTGGATTCTGGTAGAGTGAAGGTTTATAGAACCGATCATTTATTCCGGGTCAAACCTTCGGTTACGGCAAAAAAGATTAAAGTTGAAGTTATCAACAGATTCGGGGAAACTTATGTGAAAATAGTTAATTTGTAG
- a CDS encoding RNA polymerase sigma-70 factor, which translates to MSGENCIMEEVFAKIKNGDQGAFEQVFRMFYMPLCDYAVMILGDQAEAEDVVQDLFTYLWRSRQEVQVQESVKSYLFTSVRFRALNVLKHKMIERKHGASLMAFIEDLQNSGYSEEEMQRVEQIKEVLQTLPAQCRTVFTMSCLDGKKYKEIADELGISVNTVKSHVMKAYRDIRARVGGEQSPVLLFIALQG; encoded by the coding sequence ATGAGTGGTGAGAATTGTATCATGGAAGAAGTTTTCGCTAAAATAAAGAATGGAGACCAAGGGGCATTTGAACAAGTGTTTAGAATGTTCTATATGCCATTGTGCGATTATGCAGTCATGATTCTTGGTGATCAGGCGGAGGCAGAAGACGTGGTGCAGGATCTTTTCACGTATCTCTGGAGAAGTCGGCAGGAGGTTCAGGTGCAGGAGTCCGTGAAATCTTATCTTTTTACTTCGGTACGTTTCCGGGCTTTAAATGTGTTGAAACATAAAATGATAGAGCGAAAACATGGGGCGTCATTGATGGCGTTTATTGAAGATCTACAAAATTCCGGTTACTCGGAAGAGGAGATGCAACGTGTGGAGCAAATAAAAGAGGTTTTGCAAACTTTACCTGCGCAATGTCGGACGGTATTCACAATGAGTTGTTTAGACGGAAAAAAATACAAGGAGATTGCGGATGAATTGGGAATATCGGTGAATACCGTAAAGTCTCACGTGATGAAAGCGTATCGGGATATTCGAGCTAGGGTAGGTGGAGAACAGTCTCCCGTGTTGCTTTTTATAGCTTTGCAAGGATAA
- a CDS encoding FecR family protein, with product MNDFLENNWERLTSLWRRPEEGELSQEEKKILQQQFEIRQAMHGLGSHRYDVDNAWRKIQPKRGRKWVLSVCKYAAMFVLGVSLVYVATRPEPEEKIVRAEVIKPGRLQAELRLGTGVRLALNEHQGVYSSENAGVEIVNDTVTGKVSYHVNETGMEDSLVFNTLIVPKGGEYSLELPDGTVVWVNSESALRFPEKFTSNRREVFLEGEAYFEVKKDANRPFYVHTEAGKVRVLGTAFNVCAYSNDRFWQTTLVEGSVMINQEEKEVLLKPNEQYQIDVRTGKAGLREVLPELYTSWRDGKFYFKAYTFEELVEKLERWYDFKMFYMNEEIKTRRFSGVVNKYQPLEEMFKFLQMTSDVQFNVKGNVVTASLKNR from the coding sequence ATGAACGATTTTCTGGAAAATAATTGGGAGCGTTTGACTTCTCTGTGGCGAAGGCCGGAGGAAGGAGAGCTATCTCAGGAGGAAAAAAAGATATTGCAACAACAATTCGAAATCCGGCAGGCCATGCACGGATTGGGCTCCCATCGTTATGACGTGGATAACGCTTGGCGGAAAATACAACCGAAAAGGGGTAGAAAATGGGTATTGTCGGTTTGTAAATATGCGGCCATGTTTGTATTGGGTGTTTCTTTGGTTTATGTCGCTACCCGTCCGGAGCCGGAGGAAAAAATTGTACGTGCTGAAGTGATAAAACCCGGTAGGTTACAGGCGGAATTGCGTTTGGGAACGGGAGTACGGTTAGCGTTAAACGAGCATCAAGGAGTTTATTCCTCGGAAAATGCGGGCGTGGAGATTGTGAATGACACGGTGACGGGGAAAGTTTCCTATCATGTAAATGAGACAGGAATGGAAGATTCTTTGGTTTTTAATACCTTGATTGTTCCGAAAGGTGGGGAGTATTCTTTAGAATTACCAGATGGAACGGTGGTTTGGGTTAATTCTGAATCTGCTTTACGTTTTCCGGAGAAATTTACTTCCAACCGACGAGAGGTATTTTTGGAAGGAGAGGCTTATTTCGAGGTGAAAAAAGATGCGAACAGACCTTTCTATGTACACACGGAGGCAGGAAAAGTTCGGGTATTAGGGACAGCTTTCAACGTGTGTGCGTATTCGAATGATCGTTTTTGGCAGACTACTTTGGTTGAAGGTTCCGTGATGATTAATCAAGAGGAAAAAGAAGTTTTACTGAAACCGAACGAGCAATACCAGATTGATGTAAGAACCGGAAAAGCTGGACTGAGAGAAGTTTTGCCGGAATTGTACACGTCTTGGCGAGATGGAAAATTCTATTTTAAAGCATACACGTTTGAAGAATTGGTCGAGAAATTAGAGCGGTGGTATGATTTTAAAATGTTTTACATGAACGAGGAGATTAAAACTCGACGTTTTTCGGGAGTGGTCAACAAGTACCAACCTTTAGAAGAAATGTTTAAATTCCTTCAGATGACTTCAGATGTACAATTTAACGTGAAAGGAAATGTGGTAACGGCAAGTTTGAAAAATAGATAA
- a CDS encoding SusC/RagA family TonB-linked outer membrane protein: protein MKLICFWILVGLMQVHATAYGQAESVAFEKKSLTIDQVFSTITTQLKYDIFYSDDEIDVAKVVRLPNLTVNVEDVLRLVLGEHFTYQFVGKTIVIAPKTEIPQNQKGLQLRGFVSDTKKQPMPGVTVKLVGTSIGTATNMDGWFQLPDIPANAGTLEFSFVGYKSQKVDFTANTRDTLRIVMEEDVTEVDEVVVTGMFTRKANSFTGAAQSFSREEIRRVGNTNVLQSIKNLDPSFRIAESLANGSNPNQQYEITMRGQSGFPDLKGEYSSNPNNPLFIVDGFEQSLTYVMDMDMNRVASVTLLKDAAAKAIYGSKAANGVVVIETLQPEKGKLRVSYTGTMNVQLPDLTSYDLCNAAEKLEVEFNAGKYTYFRDNGSSIWGNPVEQYSWDQVYNGLMKEVIAGVNTDWKSIPLRNGIGQKHAIYLEGGDDFFRYGLDVSYNNVVGVMKGSNRNTFSGGVTLSYRYNNIMLKNSFSVTYNKGENSPYGSFSEYTSMNPYYRCWDDDGNVIKILGERLGTYQNTNVYNPVWNATINTKDFSEYTQFVNNFYVEWTPARGFKFTGRVSLNKSDTGSEIFHPASHTDFIGWEEDEEKIYRRGSYIYGDGKSFAVSADVLANYSVQLGERHMIFANVGWSLNNSTSESVTFKAEGFSNDKLDNLAFARQYYKDGRPSASESTTRDIGFVGAANYSYDNRYLFDASFRLSGSSQFGSDNRWGTFWSLGLGWNLHQEKFFHSLTDSGILSQLKLRGSLGYTGSQNFNSYQSIATYSYYTSSAYNGNIGAVLAGMPNSRLKWQRKYDRNLGVDFGVFNGRLQGRFDYYSTVTDDLLTDVTIPSSTGFTSYKENLGKVENIGYEISLKYRVWQEQSKDAFLNIFVAASHNKNTIKQISNFLQTYNDTQTSSVSNKPITRYEEGQSMSAIWAVKSMGIDPACGDELFITSEGTRTYEWDSDNLQICGDTEPTLQGNLGFNFDYKGISLNVTARYQFGGQVYNQTLVDKVENANLENNVDRRIFSDRWVKKGDVSLYKNIKNEETTQATSRFVEDDDQFVISSLNLSYELTRIEAIKRIGMERLRLSFDMTDFGRMQSVKIERGTSYPFARTFSFSLQVMF, encoded by the coding sequence ATGAAGCTGATTTGTTTTTGGATTCTAGTCGGGTTGATGCAAGTGCATGCAACCGCTTATGGTCAGGCCGAGAGTGTGGCTTTCGAGAAGAAGAGTCTGACGATTGATCAAGTGTTTAGTACGATAACCACGCAGTTGAAATATGACATTTTCTACAGCGATGATGAGATTGACGTGGCTAAGGTGGTTCGGCTCCCAAATTTAACAGTGAATGTGGAAGACGTTTTACGTTTGGTTCTTGGGGAACATTTTACCTATCAATTTGTCGGTAAGACTATCGTGATAGCTCCAAAAACTGAAATCCCACAGAATCAAAAGGGACTTCAACTTAGAGGTTTTGTATCAGACACGAAAAAACAACCTATGCCGGGCGTGACGGTTAAGTTAGTTGGAACTTCTATCGGGACTGCAACTAACATGGACGGGTGGTTTCAATTGCCGGATATTCCTGCGAATGCGGGAACTTTAGAGTTTTCTTTTGTTGGTTATAAATCGCAAAAAGTAGATTTTACAGCCAACACGAGAGATACTTTACGGATTGTGATGGAAGAAGATGTTACAGAAGTTGATGAGGTCGTGGTTACCGGTATGTTTACGCGCAAAGCGAATAGTTTTACTGGTGCAGCCCAATCGTTTTCTCGGGAGGAAATTCGTCGGGTAGGAAATACGAATGTATTGCAGAGTATCAAGAATCTTGATCCTTCCTTTCGTATCGCTGAAAGTCTTGCGAACGGTTCGAATCCGAATCAGCAATACGAGATCACGATGCGTGGGCAGTCCGGTTTCCCGGATTTGAAAGGAGAATATTCATCGAATCCTAATAATCCGTTATTTATTGTTGACGGTTTTGAGCAATCGCTAACTTATGTGATGGATATGGATATGAATCGTGTGGCTAGCGTGACACTTTTGAAAGATGCCGCGGCCAAGGCCATATACGGATCGAAAGCTGCCAATGGGGTGGTAGTTATTGAAACGTTACAGCCGGAAAAGGGAAAATTGAGAGTGAGTTACACGGGCACAATGAACGTTCAACTTCCAGATTTGACCAGTTATGATCTTTGTAATGCAGCAGAAAAGTTGGAAGTAGAATTCAATGCAGGGAAATATACCTATTTCAGGGATAACGGTTCGTCTATATGGGGAAATCCGGTTGAACAATATTCATGGGATCAGGTCTATAACGGACTGATGAAAGAGGTGATTGCCGGGGTTAATACTGATTGGAAGTCGATACCGTTACGAAATGGTATTGGGCAGAAACATGCTATCTACCTTGAAGGAGGGGATGATTTTTTCCGGTATGGTCTGGATGTTTCATATAATAATGTGGTTGGTGTGATGAAAGGTTCTAATCGGAACACGTTTTCTGGAGGTGTGACACTTTCATACCGGTATAATAATATCATGCTAAAGAATAGTTTTTCAGTAACCTATAATAAGGGAGAGAATTCTCCGTATGGTTCATTTAGTGAATATACCTCGATGAATCCTTATTATCGTTGTTGGGATGATGATGGTAACGTTATAAAAATACTTGGAGAACGTCTTGGTACATATCAAAATACGAATGTTTATAATCCTGTATGGAACGCCACGATCAACACGAAGGACTTTTCCGAATACACGCAGTTTGTAAATAATTTCTACGTGGAATGGACGCCTGCACGAGGATTTAAATTTACCGGACGGGTGAGTTTGAACAAGAGCGATACGGGTAGTGAAATATTTCATCCTGCATCACACACGGATTTTATCGGTTGGGAAGAGGATGAAGAAAAGATTTATCGACGCGGCAGCTATATCTATGGTGACGGAAAATCTTTTGCGGTGTCTGCAGACGTGCTGGCAAACTATTCCGTGCAGCTAGGTGAAAGACACATGATTTTTGCTAACGTGGGATGGAGTTTGAATAATTCTACATCGGAGTCGGTGACCTTTAAAGCAGAAGGATTTTCTAATGATAAACTTGATAATTTAGCTTTTGCACGACAGTATTATAAAGATGGACGTCCCTCTGCTTCCGAATCTACTACTCGTGATATTGGTTTTGTCGGTGCTGCGAACTACTCTTACGATAATCGGTATCTTTTTGATGCGTCGTTTCGTTTGTCCGGTTCATCTCAATTCGGTAGTGATAATCGTTGGGGTACATTCTGGTCGTTAGGCTTAGGATGGAATCTGCATCAAGAAAAATTCTTTCATTCATTGACGGATTCAGGTATCCTTTCACAGTTGAAACTTCGTGGTTCTTTGGGATACACGGGTTCACAAAATTTCAATTCGTACCAGTCGATTGCAACTTATTCCTACTACACGTCCAGTGCTTACAACGGTAATATCGGAGCTGTCTTGGCTGGGATGCCTAATTCTCGTTTGAAGTGGCAAAGAAAATATGATCGGAATCTCGGGGTTGATTTTGGTGTGTTTAACGGGAGGTTACAGGGGCGTTTTGATTACTATTCGACAGTTACAGACGATTTATTAACCGATGTAACGATTCCTTCTTCTACCGGATTTACTTCATATAAAGAGAATTTGGGAAAAGTGGAGAATATTGGTTATGAAATCAGTCTTAAATACCGGGTTTGGCAGGAGCAGTCGAAGGATGCTTTCCTGAATATATTTGTGGCCGCATCACATAATAAAAATACGATCAAACAGATTTCTAACTTTTTGCAGACGTATAACGATACCCAAACGTCCTCTGTTTCCAATAAACCGATTACTCGTTATGAGGAAGGTCAGTCTATGTCAGCGATTTGGGCGGTGAAATCAATGGGAATCGATCCTGCGTGTGGAGATGAACTTTTTATTACATCGGAAGGAACACGCACGTATGAATGGGATTCCGATAATCTTCAGATTTGTGGGGATACAGAACCGACACTTCAAGGGAACCTTGGATTTAATTTTGATTACAAGGGAATTAGTTTGAATGTGACTGCCCGTTATCAGTTCGGAGGACAAGTGTATAACCAGACATTGGTTGATAAGGTAGAAAATGCGAACTTGGAAAACAACGTTGATCGTCGAATTTTTTCCGATCGTTGGGTAAAAAAGGGAGACGTGAGTTTGTATAAAAATATAAAGAATGAAGAGACAACTCAAGCAACTTCCCGCTTTGTCGA